Genomic window (Nitrospirales bacterium LBB_01):
ATCGGCATATCACCCGGATTAACCTTTTTGTATGTGGGGGGATTGGGCATATTTCCGGGGAGCACTCCCATTGCGGCAGAAATCGCTGCGTTAACATCCTGAGCAGCATCGTCAATGTTTCTATCCAGTGAAAACTGAAGATTGATTGTGGTTTTCCCCTGAACGCTTGATGAGACCATTGAATCAACGCCGGAGATGCCTGCAAACTGTTTTTCCAACGGCATGGCTACAGTGGAAGCCATAGTTTCGCTGTTGGCGCCAGGGAGAGCGGCGCTTACCTCAATTGTAGGAAAGTCAACGTTAGGCAGGTTATTAATAGGGAGTTTTCTGTAGCTGATTATACCAAAAAATAAAATCCCCGCCATAAACAAAATGGTCATGATAGGGCGTCTTATCCAGAGTTCTGAAAGATTCATACCAAGCTACATTCTATCGTCTAACTTTGTTGGCGTGCGTCTAAAGCTCCTCAACGTACTCTCCCCTAAAGGGGAATCCCCTGTAAGGGGAGGTCGCTTTCTCCTTGCCGCCTCGTTATACTTCTGACTGCAACTTGGTATCACAGTTGAGGGCCTTTGGCAGGAGCAGGGGACACTGTTGGAGCCACTACCGGCACATCATTAATTTTTACAGTTAAGCCGTTTTTAAGCTTTATATGACCGTCTGTTACGACAGTCTCACCTGGCGCTATGCCTGTGGTAATAACTGTCTCATCCCTTTGCACTCTGTCAACAACCACAGTTCTTAGCTCTGCCGTCATATCGGGCTTAACGACAAAAGCGTAATTACCCTTTAGCCCTGCTTGTACGACAGATGAGGGAACCACAACAGCGTTGGATTGAATTGTTAGGTAAACGATAACATTAACAAACTGCCCGGGCCACAGAAAACTGTCCTTGTTCTCATACTCGGCCTTAAGCTCAATCATCCCAGAGCTTTGGTCAACCGCGTTGCTTATAAAGGTGAGCTTCCCTTCAAGCGGTGTGTTTTCATACTTTGGCGGATATGAGAGGACTTTGAGGCTGCCGACATCACTATAGCGTTTGATTTCGTTAAGATATTTTTCAGGCACTGAAAATCTGACCAATATAGGCTGTATTTGGTTAATTGTTACAACTTTGGTTTTATTTTCCTCAACAATAGAGCCTTCTTTCAGTATAAGCCCTCCTGTTTTACCCTCTATCGGAGAACGTACGGAGCAGTAGCCAAGATTAAGCCTTGCTTGTTTAACCTGTGCCTCATCTGACTTAACCAATTCCTCCTGAGCCTTGAAGCTGCTTGTGTTTTTATCGTATTCGGAGCGTGAGACGGCGCCTTTTTCAAGCAGGAATGAATACCTTTGAGCCTCTTCTTTGGCATACGTTAGATTTGCTCTGTCTTTAGCGAGGACGGCCTCAGCCTGTGAGAGTTTTTCTTTATAAGGCTCAGGGTCAATAGTGATAAGCAAGTTGCCTTTTTTAACATATTGCCCTTCTTTGAAATGAATTTTCAGGATTTTACCGGGAACTTGCGGAATTATGGATACGGAATTAAACGCTTCAACTGTGCCAAAAGCGGTAATCTCAACCGGCATAGATTTAGCAATTGCTTTTTGCACAGTTACAGGCACAGGAGGCGGCCCCTTAGGAGCCATTGCCGCCTTGTCACAGCTTGTAAGTGAGATAATTATTAGGACTAATAATCTAATATTTGCGTTTATTTTCATTTTAATTGTTAAAACCTTTTACTAATTAGGATTATAACGTTAATGGTGTAATGGCTGTCAATAGATAATAAAACTTACGGCCGTTCAACTTTAACAATCGTCCCGACACTGAGGTCAGTTATCACCATGTGTTTGTAAACATACGCTTTAACGGCGGTGGAAACTTGTGTGCACATAATGTTATAGGTGTATATTTCAAAAGGAAGCGGTCGTCCGCGCTCATCCTGGAATGTCTCATCGGTAGTTTTATTATACGGAGCCTCACATCGGCTGTTAGTTCTTACCGAATACGTATGAGCAAGTTTACGCTCATACTGTTTAAGAGTAAAGCCGTAGTCCATGTAGTGGAAATCGCTGTAGAGGACGTTTTTACCAGCCAAAAACTTATATCTTGACACAAACTGTTTTTCAATATTTCCGTACCTGTCATAAGAGAAAAAATCTGGAAGGAAATACACATTTTTCCCCTCGTTTAAGTAGCTCTCTATCTCTTTAGCAAATGCAAGAGCCTCGCTTTCTGACGGATCTATCGGATGCACCACACAGGTAAGCCCTTTAAAGTACCGAGCAAACACGCAGTCGTCAACACCGGAAACTACAGAGTTATTTTTATCAATATTTAGGTTCTTATAAATGGAGGCGACCGTGTTATATCGGCTGTGGAGATCAAGAGCAGGATAGGTTGACCCAAAAAGCGCTGCCGCCGTTGTCCCAAAAACAACATACAAGACTCCCGAGTCAATTTTTTTATTGAACTTAAAACTCGTTAGAAAATTCCTGACTGTATAGAGCATAGGTGGGAGACAGAGAAATGACGTCCACACATAGTGTCTGTATTTTACGACAGTTAGATTTGCTATGAAAATAGAAAGAGCAGCAAACTGGATGCAAAATAATATGTAAATTAACTTTTCCTTTTTGGTTTTAGCAAAAAAAGGCGCCATCAGCATAACAAACTGCAAGTAAAACAAAAGCGAACCGACTCCGTGTTTCCACGAGGTTAATCCAATAGGAAGCATATATGAAAACACCCCCATAAACTGCCCGTCATAAGGGGATGCCGTTTTATGGAAAAGGTCTATATAGTGGCGGCTGTCTATAGCAAATGACACAATCAGAGAAAGTGACAGAGCTGTCAGGATGTTTTTAATGCCTGTTTTAATGTTTTCCTTACTCAGCAGTTTTTTGTATGATTGTTCAAACTCTGCACCCATTACGTATAAATATGAAAAATAAAAGGGGACAAATATAATTGGCATGTCTTTGGAAACCAGCGCTAAACCAAAACAAAGCCCAGAGAGAGGTCTTAAAAACGACGGTCTGTCTTTTGAAGCCATTAGAAATGCCGCAAAAAGAAACATAAACGCAGTGAAGTCTTCTTTTACGTGAGTTACTGTTATTATGCTTGCTGGAATAAAGAAAAAAAGAAGAGCTGCAAGGAATCCCTCATTAAAACCAAATATCCGCCGTATCCAAAAAAAGTAAAACAGTAAAGCCAAAAGAGCCGTAATGGCAGTTGTAACAGGAAGCGTCTTTGCTCCAATAAACACAGACAGCGGTATTAAAATATATGAACTTAAACATCTTGCGCCAAAAAAACACTCAAATCGTGAAGTGTCCTTAAAGACGTCAACAGTTTTCATATAAAGAACCGAATCAAAATGGTATGGCTCTTTAAGTGTGTATTTATAAAGAACTATAGAAAAAATGAAAAACATAACCAGTAGAGCAATTTTTTTCAAATTATCTGTCATTAATTATTCATCCGCAATTATCGCTTAATGTATCCACGATAGGATAACACAAATTATTAAAACAATGACAAAAATCTCACCATCTGCTATAATGGCAAAGCCGTACTTTATGGCCTACATAATGCTTTTTCTATATCAGCAAAAGGTGGACAATGCCGGGATACAGGACAATAGTCAGAGACCATGTAATTCTTATGAAGCCCGGCATAGTTGTGCTTGTTTTAGTCACAGCACTAAACGGGATGTATATGGCACAGAGGGGGTTCCCTACTTTTCTGCTGATACTGCCCACTATGCTTGGAATAGGGCTTTCGGCTGCCGGTTCTGCGGTTTTAAATAACTTCTTCGATAAAGACATAGACTCTCTAATGCCGCGTACGATGGTTAGAGCAATCCCTCAAGGACGGATTTATCCTACATCGGCGCTTATATTTGGTCTTTCGCTTATAACGGCTGCTATAGCGATTTTTTTGCTTTATGTGAATACTCTTTCTGCGGTGCTCACGTTTATAAGCGCATTTATATACGTTATCCCTTACACGGTGTTAATGAAACGTCGTACTCACCTTGTCACTCATGTAGGGAGCATCACAGGAGCGCTGCCCCCTGTTATTGGCTACACCGCCGTTAAAGGACACGTGGATGTTGAGGCATTTGTGCTGTTTGCCATTATGTTTATTTGGCAGCATCCCCATTTTTGGGCATATGCCCTTAAGTACAAAGAGGATTACTCACGCGCTGGGATTCCTATTTTGCCAATATCAAAGGGTATTATGAAAACCAAAACATCCACCCTTATTTATACCATCATACTGCTGCCCTTTAGTGTGATGCCGTATTTTTTGGCAATGGCCGGCATCTTCTATCTCATCACAAGCATCGTGCTTGGAGTTATATATATAGCGTTTGCTGTTAAATTTTACTTATCAGAAAAAGAAAGCGATAGAGCACTGTTTGTTTACTCGCTTATTTATATAACAATAATATTCATAGTGCTTGTTATGGATATGATTAAGTTATAAAGAATTGTGCTCAAAAATATAAATAACTGGATTCCTGCTTTCGCAGGAATGACAGAGAAAGATTAAGCCCATTTGTCATTCCCGCCTACGAGCGGGAATCCAGTCCTTTTCCTCACCATTATATTACTTTTGAGAAACTGCTTGGTATAAGTAGGTTTATATGTGTCTCCAGCTTTCAGCTATTATCTTATAGTCGCCGGGGCAGCCCTGCAACACCAACGTTTTAATACCCGTGTCTGAAACCGTGTCAGAGGCATACTCCTGTATGAAAGTCACTTCTATACGCCTTCCAGAAAGAATTTTGAACCTTACATCCTTTACGTGTACCTTTAAACTTCTTGAAGCCTTAAACAAGCTCTTCTTGTGAGCTTTCCACTGTTTTATATTCATACCGTCCGATGAAAAGACTGATGAGTAATGGCTTATATACTTTTCTATATCTTTTGCAGCCCATGCCGCTCTCCATTTGGATACAATATGGGATACATGTTTTGAAACAATCGTATCAACATCCATTTTATTGAATTCCTCAGCTACCACCTTATACTCATCACCGCGCTCACCTCCGCCTGTCAGATACAGAAGCTTTGTGCCGTATGAAAGCACATTATCTGCACAATAGAGCTGATTAAACTTATACATTATAGCGCTTGAATTCTCTGTAAAAATGTTTAAATCGGAGGTTACCACTTTCCTGTTAGGGTATATCTTCATAAGCTTCTTTTTTTCAGCTAAATACTGTTGGGCAGTGCCGCCGCTTGCTTCTCCTTTAAACTTTGTATCAAAAAAGCTCGCAAACCCCTCATAGTCGCCCTTTTCCCAACTGGTTATAAACTTTTTGAATATATCCATGTATTTCTTTTTCTTTTTCATGTACTCATCTTTATTAAGGAAATGAAGATGTTCGGAGATAATTACCGGAGTGCCCAGCAGCAGAAAGGTTTTCAACTGCTCGAAATCCTTGTTTTGAAGTGCTACACAGCCTTTAGTCTTGTTGTCATTTCTCTCCTCACCCATGCCGTGTATCCAGATGCCATGCCCTGTGCGTCCCATGTTTCTATCGACTATGTTGGGATAGTTCAGCGTTAACGCTCCGTCACCAAACACTTTGCGATCCAGCTTATCAGGCGGAATATACTTTGTTATGAAATAGAACCCCTCAGGGGTTTTCAAATCCCCCTCTCTTACCTTTGAGCCATTGTTTTCACCTGTTATTACCTTGTAGTCTTGTACAATGTACGGAACTGTATCTTTAACTGTTACCGAATAAAGAGTGCCTGTGTCTTTATCCACAAGTATCACGTTAAAATTATTATTGTTATCGGTAAAAACATTTCCTGACAGGGAGTCTATATGCGATTTCTGCTTAGCCGTCTCGGCATATAAATTACCGCAAAGAAACGCTGCCGCCACTGCAACATAGAACAATGAATACTTTATTTTTCGGAGTGTCAAAATAAAAATCCCCTTACATAAATTGATAATGTTACCAACGTGACAAAACCGATTATTGCCGCAAAAAAAGAAACACTTATTGCATCGTCTATTTTTGTCAAATCAGCCGTCTTCTTAGCATTTCCAATGACAGGTTTCTCAACCATCATGCCTCCGTAGGTGGAGGTACCCCCAAGGGCAATTGAAAGCGCACCTGCTATCGCAGCCTCCGGCCTCCCAGCATTTGGGCTTGTGTGCTTATCTCCGTCTCTTAGCAATATCATCATACTCTTACGAACTGACAGCCGCCGCAGTTTAGCCGCCCGGCTCTCTGTATCCCCATCAATTATACAAATTAGCGGATACAGTACCATAATTAAGAACTTTAATGCAACAGTGCCAAAAATTATAAAAAAGGCAGTCAATCGGGCAGGAATATAATTTGCCGCATCATCCAGTTTTGCCCCAAATTTTCCAAAATGTTGATACCTGTCATTTTTATATCCAACCATAGAGTCAATTGTGTTTATCGCCTTATAGGCAAACGCTAAAGGCAGTCCGCCGATTGCAAAATAAAACATCGGGGCAATCACACCGTCAGAGAGATTTTCCGAAAGGCTTTCTATTGCAGCTCTCACTATCCCCTCAGACTCTAGCCGTTCAGTATCGCGCCCCACTATTAAGCTCAAGGCCTTTCGCGCTCCCACTGTATCTTCTGCCTTTAACTGCTGCAATATCAGGCATACAGAATCTCTAAGCCCTTTGTATGCCAATGAAAATGAACCGATAACTCCGATAACTATATCTGAAAGTGCAAATCTGCCGCCGGCTATAAAGATATTACCCAAAAAAATATTCATGTAGTAGGAGATTAAATAAAAAATCCCGAAAGTTATTAAAACAACAAATATAACCATAACTGCTCCATAAAAAAACTCAGCGTGATTTGATTTTGTGAATTTACGGAGAGTTTTCTCTGAGCGGTCAATTAGAAAACCTATCGCTCGTATCGGATGCGGAATCCAGCGCGGGTCGCCAATCAGCAAATCAACGACAACTGCTGTCAGAAGTTGAAGCGGTATGCCTGTAAGATGTGTTAAGTTCATAAAGGGTTAACTTCTCCAGCTAAAAAACTCTCAGGGAGTATCTGTTATTTTATTTGTCATTCCCGACCCCGATCGGGAATCCAGTCTTTTTATACTTTTTAAGGTACATGGATTCCTGCCTTCGCAGGAATGACACTCCCCTAAAGTGGATTCCCCTGTAAAGGATGAGATTGCGACGCTACGCTTGTAATGACGGCAGTGCGTTGTTATCAATGACAGCACTATTTTGTTGTCTGATGACAGACCTGGCTTGTTATCACTGTGTTTTTTCATTCGTCATTATGAGGAGCGAGAGCGACGTAATAATCTCCTCTTTTGAGAAATGCTCTCCTTTAACAAAAAAAAGGGAGGAGGCATGTTTCCCCCGCCCCCTCCCAAAGAGTGTACCAAAATTTACCTCAACAGTGCAAGCACGTTCTGCGGGGCCGAATTGGCCTGCGACAGAACAGATATGCCGGCCTGTTGCAAAATCATGGACTTCGTAAGGTTAGCCGTTTCAGAAGCAAAATCGGCATCCATTATTCTTGACCTTGAAGCTTGTGTTGTCTGTATTACGTTGCTTATGTTGTTAATGGCAGCTTCAAATTGATTTGACTTAGCTCCCATGTCTGCCTTTGCAGAACTTACAGTGTTCAGAGCCTCATCAATAACGGCGATAGCGTTTGAAGCGTTATTTACAAGACTGGTGACGCCGCTACTAAGATCGGTTTGATTTATCATAAACGCTGCAAATCCACTGTACTGGATATGACCAGTTGCCATTACAGCAAACGGTGAAGTTGCTGTTGTAGGTTGAGTGTAAGTCCAGTTTGGCGGCGCTCCTATCCCATCTTGATAAGTGGCAGGTGGAGCTGCTGCATAGGTAAAATTACCTGTGCTGAATGTCTGAGTGGATGGGTTAGTTGAACTAATGGTGTGAATGTCTTTTAAAAACATCTTTACACCATCTTTGAGGCCATCGGGGCTGTTCATAAATGTTTTGCCGCCTAAGGCGTCTGTGTTCAGTGAGGTAACAGTTACCCTTACCATTGCATCGCTTGCTGCATAGCTTGTGCCGATACTTTTGTCAAAACCACCGGCAAGCAGTCGTGTCCCGTTAAACTTGGTTTGCTCAGAAATTCGCCCTATTTCCTCTACGAGTGAGTTCACCTCTTTTTGCATGTAAGCAACATCGGTTACACCATACTGACCGCTCATTGCCTGCACGCCAAGCTCACGGATTCTCTGAAGGTTATTGGTTATCTCATTCATTGCACCCTCAGCCGTTTGAACCATCGAAAGACCGTCGTTTGCGTTTCTTACACCAACTGTCAAACCTCTTGTTTGAGAATCCATTGATGTTGCAATTGCAAGTCCTGCTGCGTCGTCTGCTGCCGAGTTTACACG
Coding sequences:
- a CDS encoding efflux RND transporter periplasmic adaptor subunit gives rise to the protein MKINANIRLLVLIIISLTSCDKAAMAPKGPPPVPVTVQKAIAKSMPVEITAFGTVEAFNSVSIIPQVPGKILKIHFKEGQYVKKGNLLITIDPEPYKEKLSQAEAVLAKDRANLTYAKEEAQRYSFLLEKGAVSRSEYDKNTSSFKAQEELVKSDEAQVKQARLNLGYCSVRSPIEGKTGGLILKEGSIVEENKTKVVTINQIQPILVRFSVPEKYLNEIKRYSDVGSLKVLSYPPKYENTPLEGKLTFISNAVDQSSGMIELKAEYENKDSFLWPGQFVNVIVYLTIQSNAVVVPSSVVQAGLKGNYAFVVKPDMTAELRTVVVDRVQRDETVITTGIAPGETVVTDGHIKLKNGLTVKINDVPVVAPTVSPAPAKGPQL
- the cyoE gene encoding protoheme IX farnesyltransferase; the encoded protein is MPGYRTIVRDHVILMKPGIVVLVLVTALNGMYMAQRGFPTFLLILPTMLGIGLSAAGSAVLNNFFDKDIDSLMPRTMVRAIPQGRIYPTSALIFGLSLITAAIAIFLLYVNTLSAVLTFISAFIYVIPYTVLMKRRTHLVTHVGSITGALPPVIGYTAVKGHVDVEAFVLFAIMFIWQHPHFWAYALKYKEDYSRAGIPILPISKGIMKTKTSTLIYTIILLPFSVMPYFLAMAGIFYLITSIVLGVIYIAFAVKFYLSEKESDRALFVYSLIYITIIFIVLVMDMIKL
- a CDS encoding murein L,D-transpeptidase, with product MTLRKIKYSLFYVAVAAAFLCGNLYAETAKQKSHIDSLSGNVFTDNNNNFNVILVDKDTGTLYSVTVKDTVPYIVQDYKVITGENNGSKVREGDLKTPEGFYFITKYIPPDKLDRKVFGDGALTLNYPNIVDRNMGRTGHGIWIHGMGEERNDNKTKGCVALQNKDFEQLKTFLLLGTPVIISEHLHFLNKDEYMKKKKKYMDIFKKFITSWEKGDYEGFASFFDTKFKGEASGGTAQQYLAEKKKLMKIYPNRKVVTSDLNIFTENSSAIMYKFNQLYCADNVLSYGTKLLYLTGGGERGDEYKVVAEEFNKMDVDTIVSKHVSHIVSKWRAAWAAKDIEKYISHYSSVFSSDGMNIKQWKAHKKSLFKASRSLKVHVKDVRFKILSGRRIEVTFIQEYASDTVSDTGIKTLVLQGCPGDYKIIAESWRHI
- the cobD gene encoding cobalamin biosynthesis protein CobD; this translates as MNLTHLTGIPLQLLTAVVVDLLIGDPRWIPHPIRAIGFLIDRSEKTLRKFTKSNHAEFFYGAVMVIFVVLITFGIFYLISYYMNIFLGNIFIAGGRFALSDIVIGVIGSFSLAYKGLRDSVCLILQQLKAEDTVGARKALSLIVGRDTERLESEGIVRAAIESLSENLSDGVIAPMFYFAIGGLPLAFAYKAINTIDSMVGYKNDRYQHFGKFGAKLDDAANYIPARLTAFFIIFGTVALKFLIMVLYPLICIIDGDTESRAAKLRRLSVRKSMMILLRDGDKHTSPNAGRPEAAIAGALSIALGGTSTYGGMMVEKPVIGNAKKTADLTKIDDAISVSFFAAIIGFVTLVTLSIYVRGFLF
- a CDS encoding flagellin FliC (structural flagella protein); this encodes MAFVINTNIMSINAQNNLRKTQNPLSSAMQRLSSGLRVNSAADDAAGLAIATSMDSQTRGLTVGVRNANDGLSMVQTAEGAMNEITNNLQRIRELGVQAMSGQYGVTDVAYMQKEVNSLVEEIGRISEQTKFNGTRLLAGGFDKSIGTSYAASDAMVRVTVTSLNTDALGGKTFMNSPDGLKDGVKMFLKDIHTISSTNPSTQTFSTGNFTYAAAPPATYQDGIGAPPNWTYTQPTTATSPFAVMATGHIQYSGFAAFMINQTDLSSGVTSLVNNASNAIAVIDEALNTVSSAKADMGAKSNQFEAAINNISNVIQTTQASRSRIMDADFASETANLTKSMILQQAGISVLSQANSAPQNVLALLR